One region of candidate division KSB1 bacterium genomic DNA includes:
- a CDS encoding DUF6516 family protein has translation MLDIVNALRHSPAVNQVQVIDLIDEAIVKYLKYRADLLDGSTLHINESAVAGSNKYSCHWQDAQNHLIIRWDNVPHHRQLSPLPHHRHEGGTVHGSPHVSIEEVSTEI, from the coding sequence ATGCTTGATATCGTAAATGCGTTGCGACACAGCCCGGCAGTCAATCAAGTACAGGTCATTGATTTGATTGATGAAGCTATTGTAAAATACTTGAAATACCGTGCAGACCTGTTGGATGGTTCAACCCTCCATATAAACGAATCAGCCGTGGCGGGAAGCAACAAATACTCCTGCCATTGGCAGGATGCACAAAATCACTTGATCATCCGCTGGGACAATGTTCCGCACCATCGTCAACTTTCCCCTTTGCCCCATCATCGCCATGAAGGCGGCACAGTTCATGGAAGCCCTCACGTTTCCATTGAGGAGGTATCAACCGAAATTTAA
- a CDS encoding type IV secretory system conjugative DNA transfer family protein, giving the protein MKKFIEFIFSLAAIPFLIPWYISEKIFEYLVQPLVFRKYRIEIGKRKRIISRLLAAALPVLLLVYLAKISYAFYLSKGTFSVAAQHGVDLLITIYNDFARLLLKLLTPLNTVLIFRQGGEVSWPVLIFSFYVLLLPLLFVSNIGFRWFTTTRSLRQAVKLRNQAIRDVNIVRFAEIAKDDEIFFGIDINRNGAPFFAKTKWLQGHVQVIGSPGSGKTESIIQPLWFQSVRRNVPTIVLDGKASGQNIDKLYTIASSLAQGHEIIYFNPADPDRSATYNPLRRGTAAEIKNRILAGLCVTQISAATRERLDYYLNLALRAIKETGTVLTLHELAQYFLSKTHVHGQLHNINDRYVHDGLSDWLKNYPAFQTETALFAELLREIDQSEYAWLLDTNEPELDILEVYKQRRDCYFTLPIGPGDTAMNFLGQLILGDILATFHHLGMQGNGANIKTGEGLLVIDELVKFINPQFIELLRASRNIGVSVCYTDQSLAELENPNLQLSRTFVEQLADHTNVMFCFHLGSSESIDAILNRIGPERKIEEAGTPPDKAGKKGGTKTTKEIVIDPKFLRHLEVGRCIAFVRQPRVLGILKTGYFKFDKLLPYARRELENKPARS; this is encoded by the coding sequence TTGAAAAAGTTTATCGAATTTATCTTCAGTCTGGCGGCGATACCTTTTCTGATACCATGGTACATATCAGAAAAAATTTTTGAGTATTTGGTGCAGCCGCTGGTTTTCCGCAAGTACCGCATCGAGATCGGGAAGCGGAAGAGGATCATTTCGCGGCTTCTGGCAGCGGCGCTGCCGGTTTTGCTTCTTGTCTACCTGGCCAAAATCTCTTATGCCTTCTATCTGAGCAAAGGCACATTCAGCGTCGCCGCGCAGCATGGCGTTGATTTGCTGATCACGATCTACAACGATTTTGCCAGGCTGCTGCTGAAACTTTTGACGCCGCTCAACACCGTCCTGATTTTCCGACAGGGCGGCGAGGTGAGCTGGCCGGTGCTCATCTTTTCATTTTACGTTTTACTGCTGCCGCTGCTTTTCGTTTCCAATATCGGCTTCCGCTGGTTTACCACGACGCGTTCGCTGCGACAGGCCGTCAAGCTGCGCAATCAAGCCATTCGCGACGTTAACATCGTGCGTTTCGCCGAGATCGCCAAGGACGACGAGATTTTTTTCGGCATTGACATCAACCGCAACGGCGCGCCGTTTTTTGCGAAAACGAAATGGCTGCAAGGGCACGTGCAGGTGATCGGCTCGCCCGGCAGCGGCAAAACCGAGAGCATCATTCAGCCGTTGTGGTTTCAATCCGTCCGGCGTAACGTGCCGACGATCGTGCTGGACGGCAAGGCCTCCGGGCAGAATATCGACAAGCTTTATACGATTGCCAGTTCGCTGGCGCAGGGACACGAGATCATCTATTTCAATCCTGCTGATCCCGACCGTTCGGCCACTTACAATCCGCTGCGCCGGGGCACGGCGGCAGAAATTAAAAATCGAATTCTGGCCGGCTTGTGTGTCACACAAATTTCCGCCGCCACGCGCGAGCGTCTGGATTATTATCTCAATCTGGCGCTGCGGGCGATCAAGGAAACCGGCACGGTTTTGACGCTGCACGAGCTGGCGCAATATTTTTTGTCGAAAACTCATGTGCACGGCCAGCTTCACAACATCAACGATCGCTACGTGCACGACGGCCTGTCGGATTGGCTGAAAAATTACCCGGCTTTTCAAACCGAAACCGCGCTCTTTGCCGAATTGCTGCGCGAGATCGATCAATCGGAATATGCCTGGCTGCTCGACACCAACGAGCCGGAACTGGATATTCTGGAGGTTTACAAGCAGAGACGCGACTGCTATTTCACGCTGCCGATCGGCCCCGGTGACACGGCCATGAATTTTCTCGGCCAGCTTATCCTCGGCGATATTCTGGCGACGTTTCATCATCTCGGCATGCAGGGCAACGGCGCGAATATAAAAACCGGCGAAGGCTTGCTGGTGATCGATGAATTGGTTAAATTTATCAATCCGCAGTTCATCGAGTTGCTGCGCGCCAGCCGGAATATCGGCGTGAGTGTTTGTTACACGGATCAATCGTTGGCGGAATTGGAAAATCCGAATCTGCAACTGAGCAGGACCTTTGTCGAGCAGCTTGCCGATCATACCAACGTGATGTTTTGTTTTCATCTCGGCAGCTCGGAGAGCATCGATGCCATTTTGAATCGCATCGGCCCGGAGCGGAAAATCGAAGAAGCGGGCACGCCGCCCGATAAAGCCGGAAAAAAAGGCGGGACGAAAACGACAAAAGAAATCGTGATCGATCCGAAATTTCTCCGGCATCTCGAGGTTGGCCGCTGCATCGCCTTCGTGCGCCAGCCACGCGTGCTGGGCATTTTGAAAACCGGCTATTTCAAATTCGACAAGCTGCTGCCGTACGCACGGCGGGAGCTTGAAAACAAACCTGCGCGTTCCTGA